Proteins from one Monodelphis domestica isolate mMonDom1 chromosome 6, mMonDom1.pri, whole genome shotgun sequence genomic window:
- the LOC100023160 gene encoding olfactory receptor 8J1, with amino-acid sequence MVPENLSHVNTFILIGVSDDPYLQVPLFFIFLVIYGVTVTGNMGIITLTNIDSRLQTPMYFFLRHLAIINLGNSTVIAPQMMVNFLAEKKTISYYGCATQMGAFLVFIIAETFMLAAMAYDRYVAICNPLLYMVVVSRKVCILLVFLTYIYSFSTSATVTPYVFSMSYCSSNVINHFYCDTVPLLALSCSDTSIPQTVIFISAAINMFFSITIVLVSYFYIILAILRIRSAEGRKKAFSTCASHVMAITIFYGTLLFMYLQPGSKHSLDTDKMASVFYTLVIPMLNPMIYSLRNKDVKEALKRVLTSPHQISSYKDLKKE; translated from the exons ATGGTTCCAGAAAATCTTTCCCATGTGAACACATTCATTCTCATTGGAGTCTCAGATGACCCATATCTTCAGGTTccccttttcttcatctttttagtGATCTATGGTGTGACAGTGACAGGAAATATGGGAATCATAACACTCACTAATATAGATTCTCGACTTCAAACGCCCATGTACTTTTTCCTCAGACACTTGGCTATCATCAATCTTGGCAACTCCACTGTCATTGCTCCCCAGATGATGGTCAATTTCTTGGCGGAGAAGAAAACCATTTCTTACTATGGCTGTGCAACCCAGATGGGAGCCTTCTTGGTCTTTATTATTGCTGAGACTTTCATGTTGGCTGCCATGGCCTATGACCGCTATGTGGCCATTTGCAATCCCCTACTCTACATGGTTGTGGTATCAAGAAAGGTTTGTATCCTACTTGTTTTCCTTACATACATTTATAGCTTCTCTACCTCAGCGACAGTTACCCCTTATGTTTTTTCAATGTCCTACTGTTCTTCCAATGTCATTAATCATTTTTACTGTGATACTGTCCCTCTGTTGGCTTTATCTTGCTCTGATACCTCCATACCACAAACAGTGATTTTTATTTCTGCAGCTATCAATATGTTCTTTTCCATAACAATTGTCCTGGTATCTTACTTCTACATCATCTTGGCTATCCTAAGGATACGTTCagcagaagggagaaagaaagcttTCTCCACCTGTGCTTCTCACGTGATGGCTATCACTATTTTCTATGGTACACTGCTCTTCATGTACTTACAACCTGGGTCAAAACATTCCTTAGACACTGATAAAATGGCCTCAGTTTTTTACACTCTAGTCATTCCCATGCTGAATCCTATGATCTACAGCCTGAGGAACAAGGATGTGAAGGAAGCTTTAAAGAGAGTTCTTACCAGTCCTCACCA AATTTCTTCATATAAAGATTTGAAAAAGGAATAG